One window from the genome of Eucalyptus grandis isolate ANBG69807.140 chromosome 7, ASM1654582v1, whole genome shotgun sequence encodes:
- the LOC120296128 gene encoding uncharacterized protein LOC120296128, giving the protein MANHPSWMPPQLQIISQSSHTVPNQSINFEAGDQQQNQRMSSSLQNDQFLTNGASDGLQESIQTGVLATDPLNDIPTTNIRKDSYQPNHTFCGQHGGESLSSSPMYSTSWPFSIEDIPTNDAMDPAEISSLGNEKSLQTGTSSFLQDCREPCALEVVNTAQHSNQPHPRCDGESGIETNLFPSQDSGPTDGINTAAQSIPSLVMNRGSPMLNQISICANHEKMQNLKRKIEPLEGRGADIKKKMKLESAKSLPQMKPKTMVTKWLKKIKTAKNKFKSINEASGENMPLKEQVGRLTREVEELREEKLPRTLFTQAEPAKKTSTIRT; this is encoded by the exons ATGGCAAACCATCCATCATGGATGCCTCCTCAACTTCAGATAATTTCCCAGTCCAGCCACACCGTACctaatcaatcaattaatttcGAGGCAGGGGACCAGCAACAGAATCAAAGAATGTCATCTTCATTACAAAATGATCAGTTCCTCACCAACGGTGCATCAGATGGGTTGCAGGAGTCAATTCAAACTGGTGTTTTAGCAACAGATCCTCTCAACGACATACCTACGACCAACATTCGGAAGGATTCCTATCAACCAAACCACACCTTCTGTGGACAACATGGAGGTGAAAGCTTGTCATCTTCGCCAATGTATTCAACAAGCTGGCCATTTTCCATTGAGGATATCCCAACTAATGATGCAATGGATCCGGCAGAGATATCATCGTTAGGAAATGAAAAATCCCTTCAGACGGGTACTTCAAGTTTTTTGCAGGATTGCCGTGAGCCTTGTGCTTTGGAAGTGGTTAACACTGCCCAGCACTCTAATCAACCCCATCCAAGATGTGATGGAGAAAGTGGAATTGAAACCAATTTGTTTCCTTCGCAAGATTCG GGCCCAACGGATGGAATAAATACGGCAGCCCAATCAATACCATCTCTGG ttatGAACAGAGGCTCACCAATGTTGAACCAGATAAGCATTTGCGCCAACCATGAGAAGATGcaaaatctaaaaagaaaaattgaaccaCTTGAAGGCAGAGGAGCTGacataaagaagaagatgaagctaGAATCTGCCAAGTCATTGCCTCAGATGAAGCCGAAGACAATGGTTACGAAatggttgaagaaaataaaaacagcaaaaaataaattcaaaagcaTTAACGAAGCGAGTGGGGAAAATATGCCATTGAAGGAACAGGTGGGGAGATTGACAAGAGAAGTGGAAGAGCTTAGAGAGGAAAAACTTCCACGAACGCTATTCACTCAGGCAGAACCTGCCAAAAAGACCAGCACTATTAGAACATAA